Below is a genomic region from Triticum dicoccoides isolate Atlit2015 ecotype Zavitan chromosome 5A, WEW_v2.0, whole genome shotgun sequence.
GCCATGTCGAAGCCGCGGGTCTGGAGCTCGCGGTACTCCTGGCAGAGGGCGCAGGGCTCGCAGAACCAGTGGACGCAGCAGTCGCCGCAGGGCTTCTCCTCCAGCCCGTACTGCTCCCGCAGCCTGGAGCGGTAGCCGAAGGAGTAGAGGCAGCCGCCCAGCCCCGTCGCCGTGGCCAGCAGCGTGTACGCCGTGCCGCTCTTACAGCAAGCTGATCGGTCGTTTCCATCGTTAGTGGTAGATCATTCGATCCTCGTTACAGATAAATGAAAACTAGATGAAGGAAGAGTTACATGTGGCTCCCTTGTCGACGATCTCGGCGATTCTCCCGAAGACGATGCACGGGCAGAAGAGCGTCAGGCAGCCTGCACGCACCACACCAGTTACTGTTAGGCCGGCCGGTCATCACCTTTTCTCTAAGGGAATGCGGAAATTAAAATTACTAACTTACAGCTGCGGACGTCGTGGGTGCAGCCGCAGAGGCCGCTGGACCACGAAGCGTTGTTGAGGTTggccatggcgagagccgagagagAGACTTGCGGTTGTAGGACTAAATACCAGAAAgaagctcgccggagttggccggggtCTTCACGCGGCATGTGATGTGAACATCAGTATAGTTGTCACCAGCGCAACAGCGCTAGCGTCCTAGGTTTGTCGTGCTAGGCCGTGGTGTGTTCGCATTAATTTGCATGCACTACGTACGTACTGTACGTGTGTTTTGACTTGGGACTCAACGACGGCGAACATCACACGCACGACGACCGCTGTTGTGACCTAGACTAGACGACTCGTACCCACTCGATCTAGGTTGCAGCTGATTATATACAACTCGGATACGTTAGCCAACAGCGCGTCTGTGCCGTGTTACCCGTGTAGGCGTGTCTGTTTTAACAGCAGCTGATTTCTGTCGTTAGGTAAgttggcagctgcatgcatgcgtccGATCGATAGCTTAGGGCCTGTTTGGAGCCCCTCCGCTCCGTGAGGCCGCTCCCGAAGCTGACGGAGTTCTACTTAAAAAGCACAGAGCCAGCGAAACAGTACTTCCAAGATTCTCAATTTTTATGTAGCGGGCGGACTGCCGAACAGCGCCTTAGTTGCTTACAGGACGGACGCTTTCGGCGTTATTGGCTGTGTGTAAGCGTCTGAGCGTTTGCCTCCGGCCGGCGGCGGAGCACCTATAGCTTTCTCCACTGCACACACCAGAGTTGACGGCACGTGCGTAATCATGGGGACCGCCTTCCCCTTGGTCAcccgaaaatgaaaaaaaaaagtgtTGCATCTTCTTCCTCCAACCGTTCGCGGTTCTTCTTCCCCTGTAGATGCACGCACGTCTCTCTCTTCCTCCCTCTCGTATCATCGGTCGGACCGCCAGCTCCCGCACCCTGCGGCCCACTACAAGAAAAGAACAAGTTGCCTAGTCTTTGGATACAAGTCTAGCGTAGAAGGAAGAAGACTTTGGCACCCCAAGAATTTTGCTCATGATGTACCACCGGTTGATGTAGAAGAAACATGAATTTCGATGTACATTTTTCATATGAGTGTGTTTGTAAGGACTTATGATAATTAATACTATACGGCCTTACAATCCGTTTGGTCGGAGGGATTTAGTTGTAGGAAATGAGAGTTTGAGGGGTCGGAGATATATAATCC
It encodes:
- the LOC119300588 gene encoding cell number regulator 2-like, with the translated sequence MANLNNASWSSGLCGCTHDVRSCCLTLFCPCIVFGRIAEIVDKGATSCCKSGTAYTLLATATGLGGCLYSFGYRSRLREQYGLEEKPCGDCCVHWFCEPCALCQEYRELQTRGFDMALGWQGNMERMGKSGATAAPRTHQGMTR